A genome region from Helicobacter jaachi includes the following:
- a CDS encoding malic enzyme-like NAD(P)-binding protein: protein MDLESLKSAYPKALSYHIGGKVGITPRKPLHSIDELGLAYTPGVAVPCKQIEAEPLSAYDYTSKSNLVAVISNGTAVLGLGDIGALASKPVMEGKAILFKTFANVDAFDIEVNEKDIDKFVAVVKAISPTFGGINLEDIKAPECFEIEKRLVNELDIPVMHDDQHGTAIISTAAIINALYLVHKKLEDIKVVVFGAGAAAIACAKMYKALGIKHIIMFDSKGAITEQRNDLNDLKKEFVCKGHYPTFKDALNGADVILGLSKADLLKPEDIMGMNESPLIFALSNPTPEIMPDVVKKARPDAIVATGRSDFPNQINNVLGFPYIFKGALKVRASKINEDMKFAAAHALANLAREPITQKLEGILKKKVSFGKEYIIPSAFDERLDEVVSNAVAEAAIKSGVARI from the coding sequence ATGGATTTAGAAAGTCTTAAAAGTGCCTATCCCAAAGCGCTTTCATATCATATTGGCGGTAAAGTTGGTATCACACCACGCAAACCCTTACACTCTATTGATGAGCTAGGATTAGCCTATACGCCCGGTGTTGCAGTGCCTTGCAAACAAATTGAGGCAGAGCCGCTTAGCGCGTATGACTACACCTCAAAAAGCAATCTAGTAGCTGTTATAAGCAATGGCACAGCTGTGCTTGGGCTTGGCGATATAGGAGCATTGGCGAGTAAGCCTGTAATGGAGGGCAAGGCGATTTTGTTTAAAACTTTTGCAAATGTCGATGCCTTTGATATTGAGGTAAACGAGAAAGATATTGATAAGTTTGTAGCCGTGGTTAAAGCCATTTCGCCCACTTTTGGAGGCATTAATTTAGAGGATATTAAAGCGCCAGAGTGCTTTGAGATTGAAAAGCGCTTAGTCAATGAGCTTGATATTCCAGTCATGCACGATGACCAGCATGGCACGGCTATTATTTCTACTGCGGCTATTATCAATGCACTTTATCTTGTGCATAAAAAATTAGAGGATATTAAAGTAGTGGTTTTTGGCGCAGGCGCGGCAGCCATAGCGTGTGCGAAAATGTATAAGGCTTTGGGCATAAAACACATTATTATGTTTGATTCTAAAGGCGCGATTACAGAGCAAAGAAATGATTTAAATGATTTGAAAAAAGAGTTTGTGTGCAAAGGGCATTATCCTACCTTTAAAGATGCGCTTAATGGTGCAGATGTGATACTTGGGCTATCAAAGGCTGATTTATTAAAGCCAGAGGATATTATGGGTATGAATGAATCCCCACTCATCTTTGCGCTAAGCAACCCCACACCAGAGATTATGCCAGATGTCGTAAAAAAAGCACGTCCTGATGCTATTGTCGCCACAGGGCGAAGCGACTTCCCTAATCAAATCAATAATGTGCTAGGCTTTCCTTATATCTTTAAGGGCGCGCTCAAAGTGCGAGCAAGCAAGATTAATGAAGATATGAAATTTGCTGCCGCGCATGCGTTGGCAAATTTGGCTAGAGAGCCTATCACGCAAAAACTTGAGGGCATTTTAAAGAAAAAAGTAAGCTTTGGCAAAGAATACATTATCCCCTCTGCCTTTGATGAGCGACTTGATGAAGTGGTCTCAAACGCTGTAGCAGAGGCAGCTATCAAAAGTGGCGTGGCAAGGATTTAA
- the ccsA gene encoding cytochrome c biogenesis protein, whose translation MQMLKTLFCSMKMVLLLMAVYAIACGIATFIEKFHGTIAARYYVYDAFWFEVLHLWLALCLIGCFITSKAWQRKRYAALLLHASFIVMIIGAGITRHFGFEGIMSIREGQSVDYIATNTHYIFIGVKDPNGQEQSAQIPTYIDNKINRPIDYTFTFFDKPLNIRTSELKSDDLSGLYTLTSDITFLGETFRTQILREGDSFPTLERISILQTQGYKIFLAWGVDKIPLDFSIRLKAFELERYPGSNSPASYASEVEVLDGQNPPMPFRIFMNNVLDYHGYRFFQSSYFPDEQGTILSVNKDPGKLPTYIGYAMLILGAIWLLFDKNGRFMMLGRFLKTQKFLSLLVVLGSMLAYPQLSYAQANSAQNTQEMAQSTQEGALDSINTESAGSPNVSPTQADSINPPMQDIPAMIKALQGTTLLAKDFDRILVQDFGGRTKPIHTLANEYIHKITQKNTFQGLNPTQILLGMIFYPQEWQSIQMIATKSPQLRQILGKDEGQKYIAYIDVFTKDGQYILQNYVESANLTSPASRSTFEKDVISVDERINYAFLIYTGQVLRIFPDSKASNNQWLYPLEAISSAVAQADMQKAKNLMSIYKQFAEGMQKGLDTNNWSEALQAVQGIANFQQQNGASTLISSAKVDSEIWLNTYNPFYQLTYPYLLISIVLFIIVLGGILRNKPMKALTHKVFYILLLGLFILHTCGLGIRWYVSEHAPWSNAYESMLYIAWASILSGVIFFRRSNLALCAASFLAGITLFVANLGFMDPQIGNLVPVLKSYWLNIHVSVITASYGFLGLCFMLGLITLLMFILKDKKIARIESSIKRIDSSILSLSALNEMSMILGLFLLTIGNFLGGVWANESWGRYWGWDSKETWALISIGVYAIVLHLRFVVKSNLPFIFASASVVAFFSILMTYFGVNFYLTGMHSYAAGEAMPVPLWVKLMVGGIFVLIIMASRNKTLQMPHLK comes from the coding sequence ATGCAGATGCTTAAGACACTTTTTTGCTCCATGAAAATGGTGCTTTTGCTTATGGCAGTGTATGCCATAGCCTGCGGGATAGCCACATTTATAGAAAAATTTCACGGCACTATAGCTGCGCGGTATTATGTGTATGATGCTTTTTGGTTTGAAGTGCTGCATTTATGGCTAGCTTTGTGCCTTATTGGCTGCTTTATTACCTCTAAAGCATGGCAAAGGAAGCGATATGCCGCGCTTTTACTACACGCCTCTTTTATTGTGATGATTATTGGCGCGGGGATTACGCGGCATTTTGGGTTTGAAGGCATTATGAGCATAAGAGAGGGGCAAAGTGTGGATTATATCGCGACTAATACGCATTATATTTTTATTGGAGTGAAAGACCCAAATGGACAGGAGCAATCAGCCCAAATCCCCACATATATCGATAATAAAATTAATCGTCCCATAGATTATACTTTTACCTTTTTTGATAAACCGCTAAATATCCGCACTAGCGAGCTAAAAAGCGATGATTTAAGCGGGCTTTACACGCTCACAAGCGATATTACATTTTTAGGTGAGACTTTTCGCACACAGATTCTAAGAGAGGGTGATAGTTTCCCCACTTTAGAACGCATTAGCATACTCCAAACACAAGGCTATAAAATATTTCTCGCGTGGGGCGTGGATAAAATCCCACTTGATTTTAGCATTAGGCTTAAAGCATTTGAGCTTGAGCGCTATCCGGGTTCTAATTCACCCGCTTCTTATGCTTCCGAAGTGGAGGTGCTTGATGGGCAAAATCCTCCGATGCCTTTTAGGATTTTTATGAATAATGTGCTTGATTATCACGGATATAGATTTTTCCAGTCCTCATATTTCCCCGATGAGCAAGGCACGATTTTATCTGTAAATAAAGACCCCGGCAAGCTCCCCACATACATCGGCTATGCTATGCTCATACTTGGAGCTATATGGCTGCTTTTTGATAAAAATGGGAGATTTATGATGTTAGGCAGATTTTTAAAAACACAAAAATTTTTATCCCTCCTTGTCGTGCTAGGCTCTATGCTTGCCTACCCACAATTAAGCTATGCGCAGGCTAATAGCGCGCAAAATACACAAGAAATGGCACAATCCACGCAAGAAGGCGCGCTAGATTCTATAAATACAGAATCTGCAGGCTCTCCAAATGTATCACCCACTCAAGCAGATTCTATAAATCCGCCTATGCAGGATATTCCAGCTATGATAAAGGCTCTGCAAGGCACTACTTTGCTAGCTAAAGACTTTGATAGAATCTTAGTGCAGGATTTTGGAGGGCGCACAAAGCCTATCCACACACTCGCAAATGAATATATCCATAAAATCACGCAAAAAAACACATTTCAAGGGCTTAATCCCACGCAAATCCTACTTGGTATGATTTTTTACCCACAAGAGTGGCAATCTATCCAAATGATAGCGACTAAAAGTCCGCAATTAAGGCAGATTCTAGGCAAAGATGAGGGGCAGAAATATATTGCTTATATTGATGTTTTCACTAAAGATGGGCAATATATTTTGCAAAATTATGTTGAGTCTGCTAATCTCACAAGTCCCGCTTCTCGCAGCACTTTTGAAAAAGATGTCATTAGCGTTGATGAGCGCATTAATTACGCATTTTTAATCTACACCGGGCAGGTGCTTAGAATCTTCCCCGATAGCAAAGCGAGCAATAATCAATGGCTCTATCCGCTTGAAGCCATAAGTAGCGCTGTGGCACAAGCAGATATGCAAAAAGCAAAAAATCTTATGAGTATTTATAAGCAATTTGCAGAGGGTATGCAAAAAGGGCTAGATACAAACAATTGGAGCGAGGCGCTGCAGGCTGTGCAAGGCATTGCTAACTTCCAGCAGCAAAATGGCGCAAGCACGCTTATTTCATCAGCTAAGGTAGATTCTGAAATATGGCTTAATACATATAATCCTTTCTATCAGCTCACTTATCCGTATTTGCTTATTAGCATTGTGCTTTTTATCATCGTGCTAGGTGGGATTTTAAGAAATAAGCCCATGAAGGCTTTAACGCATAAAGTATTTTATATACTGCTGCTTGGGCTTTTTATTTTGCACACCTGCGGGCTTGGCATTCGGTGGTATGTGAGCGAGCATGCACCTTGGAGCAATGCCTATGAATCTATGCTCTATATTGCATGGGCATCTATTTTATCAGGCGTGATATTTTTTAGACGCTCAAATCTCGCGCTATGTGCGGCAAGCTTTCTAGCTGGCATTACGCTATTTGTGGCAAATCTTGGCTTTATGGACCCACAAATTGGCAATCTTGTGCCTGTGCTTAAATCCTATTGGCTTAATATCCATGTTTCTGTCATCACAGCAAGCTATGGATTTTTGGGACTTTGCTTTATGCTTGGGCTTATTACGCTTTTAATGTTTATTTTAAAAGATAAAAAAATCGCACGCATAGAATCTAGCATAAAGCGCATTGATAGCTCTATCCTCTCTCTTAGCGCGCTTAATGAAATGAGTATGATTTTAGGCTTATTTTTGCTCACTATTGGAAATTTTCTAGGCGGTGTGTGGGCAAATGAGTCTTGGGGGCGATATTGGGGCTGGGATTCTAAAGAAACTTGGGCATTAATTAGCATTGGTGTGTATGCTATCGTGCTGCATTTGCGCTTTGTGGTTAAGAGCAATTTGCCTTTCATTTTTGCAAGCGCATCGGTGGTGGCGTTTTTCTCTATTCTTATGACTTATTTTGGGGTGAATTTCTATCTCACAGGTATGCATAGCTATGCTGCTGGCGAGGCTATGCCCGTGCCATTATGGGTAAAGCTCATGGTGGGAGGCATTTTTGTGCTTATTATTATGGCTAGCAGAAACAAAACACTCCAAATGCCCCATTTAAAATAG
- the hemH gene encoding ferrochelatase: MKPQAVVLLNMGAPNSLFEVEIFLKNMFNDPFILGIKNNFLRKMLASFITNSRLEEAKKNYAQIGGKSPLMTHTVNLVKKLNALDSKRHYTFAMRYTPPFAYDVLDELQKNGTDSIILFSLYPQFSYTTIHSSILDAKDALQKLQFNPTLQEFSSYHTHTDYIECIVKSIKETLGTSNASDFVLLLSSHSLPQSRIDAGDPYQKHCKATAKALESALLAQNICFKEIALCYQSKIGRMKWLEPSTAQSIKKYKNEKIILFPLSFTLDNSETDFELSILYKNLAKQLNVPEYRVCKCFNDSEHFAQSIINIIQGGQSEG, from the coding sequence ATTAAACCACAAGCCGTTGTTCTGCTGAATATGGGCGCACCAAACAGCCTCTTTGAAGTAGAAATATTCCTTAAAAATATGTTTAATGACCCCTTTATACTTGGGATTAAAAATAACTTTTTGCGCAAAATGCTTGCTAGTTTTATCACTAATAGTCGCCTTGAAGAGGCGAAAAAAAATTACGCACAAATCGGTGGCAAATCCCCCCTTATGACACATACAGTTAATCTTGTAAAAAAGCTAAATGCGCTAGATTCTAAGCGGCATTATACTTTTGCTATGCGCTACACACCGCCTTTTGCTTATGATGTGCTAGATGAGCTGCAAAAAAATGGCACAGATTCTATCATACTCTTTAGCCTCTATCCGCAATTTTCCTACACGACTATCCATTCTTCAATCCTTGATGCCAAAGACGCGCTTCAAAAACTGCAGTTTAATCCCACACTCCAAGAGTTTAGCTCATATCATACGCATACAGATTATATTGAATGCATTGTAAAAAGCATTAAAGAGACGCTAGGCACATCAAATGCGAGTGATTTTGTGCTTTTACTCTCAAGCCATAGCCTGCCTCAATCGCGCATAGATGCAGGCGACCCCTATCAAAAACACTGCAAAGCCACTGCCAAAGCCCTAGAATCTGCGCTTTTAGCACAAAATATATGCTTTAAAGAAATAGCCTTATGTTATCAATCTAAAATCGGGCGTATGAAGTGGCTTGAGCCTAGCACAGCACAAAGCATTAAAAAATATAAAAATGAAAAAATCATACTCTTTCCGCTCTCTTTTACGCTAGATAATTCGGAGACAGATTTTGAACTAAGTATTCTATATAAAAATCTTGCCAAACAACTCAATGTCCCTGAATATCGCGTTTGCAAGTGCTTTAATGATAGTGAGCATTTCGCACAAAGCATTATTAATATCATTCAAGGAGGACAAAGTGAAGGCTAA
- a CDS encoding N-6 DNA methylase, which produces MQDYRQGIKELLNCFEYIKRYHTDMLDSIAIMLEMFWLKRHSPAFIESLIHLAAKRKFIHDECAAALKDAFGEELYTPLNPSSNLLKILKVIMANDASNHTIEEFLHIITQKKTIHKLYSYSTPLEVNELLVGLLDITESQSVYNPCYGMGSLFFAIANYAHSFELYGEELDASLSRIAKIICKILDLNSQHLLLNNILKNAQFKYQRFDKIICNPPLDSHIGTQFLKEDERFATYETLIKTYPELLFLIHSLSHLKDKGVFILRTQTLIKSSLEVKLRERLCEEGLIESIIELPKNIFPHQTHEFSIIVLSQHNKAILHINANVPHFYRKDGKYNRLINLKEILHIYHHKITGQYSALTPLKDIDRSDLSVGRYIKKPLSHHNNHTPISALGISVFRGQRVYGSAKDEKITYFDLGIADFTDFGFCDEFSIQRLKGEAHKVHKYSLKPYDIALSIRGTTPKFTILSPQIKSLRVVANAGIIILRSPSAEVAIGIYCYLFSTQGQKILSSIYERNLGSINPPDLEQLPIPNDFMQGAQERFKRIESYALELRNIQSKLQELRDEY; this is translated from the coding sequence ATGCAAGATTACCGCCAAGGCATTAAGGAGCTGCTTAATTGCTTTGAATACATCAAGCGCTATCATACAGATATGCTAGATTCTATAGCCATTATGCTTGAAATGTTTTGGCTAAAAAGGCATTCGCCCGCATTTATAGAATCTCTTATCCACCTTGCTGCAAAGCGTAAATTTATCCACGATGAATGCGCCGCTGCGCTTAAAGACGCCTTTGGTGAGGAGCTTTACACGCCGCTTAATCCAAGCTCTAATTTACTAAAAATCCTTAAAGTCATTATGGCAAATGACGCTTCTAATCACACTATTGAGGAATTTTTGCACATTATCACGCAGAAAAAAACTATCCATAAGCTTTACTCCTACTCCACGCCACTAGAGGTAAATGAACTGCTTGTGGGCTTACTTGATATTACAGAATCTCAAAGCGTGTATAACCCTTGCTATGGTATGGGCAGCCTCTTTTTTGCCATTGCTAATTATGCACATAGTTTTGAGCTTTATGGTGAGGAGCTAGATGCTTCTTTGTCGCGCATTGCAAAAATTATTTGCAAAATTTTAGATTTAAACTCACAGCATTTATTGCTTAATAATATCCTTAAAAACGCGCAATTTAAATACCAAAGATTTGATAAAATTATTTGCAATCCTCCGCTTGATAGCCATATTGGCACGCAGTTTCTAAAAGAAGATGAGCGCTTTGCTACTTATGAGACACTTATTAAAACCTATCCCGAGCTGCTTTTTCTCATTCACTCCCTCTCCCACTTAAAGGATAAGGGTGTATTTATCTTGCGCACGCAGACTTTAATTAAATCTTCACTTGAAGTCAAGCTGCGTGAAAGGCTCTGCGAAGAGGGTTTGATAGAATCTATCATCGAGCTGCCTAAAAATATCTTTCCACATCAAACGCATGAATTTTCTATCATCGTGCTTTCTCAACACAACAAAGCCATTTTGCACATTAATGCCAATGTGCCGCACTTTTACCGCAAAGACGGCAAGTATAATCGCCTTATTAATTTAAAAGAAATATTGCATATCTATCATCACAAAATCACAGGTCAATACTCCGCTCTAACGCCGCTTAAAGATATTGACAGGAGCGATTTAAGTGTGGGGCGATATATTAAAAAGCCACTCTCTCATCATAATAACCACACGCCCATTAGCGCGCTAGGCATAAGCGTATTTCGCGGGCAGCGCGTCTATGGCAGCGCTAAAGATGAAAAAATTACCTATTTTGATTTGGGCATTGCGGATTTTACTGATTTTGGATTCTGTGATGAGTTTTCTATCCAAAGACTTAAAGGCGAGGCGCACAAAGTGCATAAATATAGCCTAAAGCCCTATGATATAGCCCTATCAATCCGCGGCACAACGCCCAAATTTACCATTCTAAGCCCGCAGATTAAATCCCTTAGAGTGGTAGCAAATGCAGGCATTATCATTTTGCGCTCACCTAGCGCAGAGGTAGCCATAGGTATTTATTGCTATTTATTTTCCACGCAAGGGCAGAAGATTCTAAGCAGTATTTATGAGCGCAATCTAGGCAGCATTAATCCTCCTGATTTAGAGCAGCTGCCTATTCCTAATGATTTTATGCAAGGTGCGCAAGAGCGATTTAAGCGTATAGAATCTTATGCCCTTGAATTACGCAATATTCAATCTAAGCTCCAAGAGTTAAGAGATGAATATTAA
- a CDS encoding GNAT family N-acetyltransferase, whose translation MSECFINLTNENIDKEHLCCAIADKKHSSGVASKKAWLKERLNEGHIFRKLDVRGKVFIEYAPLESAWVPILGENYLYIYCLWVAGSFKGKGYGKALLTYCINDAKLKGKAGVCALSSVKKKPYLADKKFLLKYGFKVVDSVGEYELMALCFSQNKLHFAKPYFSSTAKQMKIDSKELSIYYTPQCPYILHCVEEAQDYCKSNDITLNLMPVDSVQKAKNLPCIFNNWAVFYNGRHWTNKLIEQSFLKEILLLGKC comes from the coding sequence ATGAGCGAGTGCTTTATAAATTTGACAAATGAAAATATTGACAAAGAGCATTTGTGCTGTGCTATTGCAGATAAAAAGCACAGCAGCGGTGTGGCGAGTAAAAAGGCGTGGCTTAAAGAGCGGCTAAATGAGGGGCATATTTTTCGCAAACTCGATGTAAGGGGAAAGGTTTTTATCGAATATGCACCTTTAGAGAGTGCTTGGGTGCCTATTTTGGGGGAGAATTATTTGTATATTTATTGTCTTTGGGTGGCTGGCTCTTTTAAGGGGAAGGGGTATGGAAAGGCTTTGCTTACATATTGCATAAATGACGCCAAACTTAAGGGTAAAGCTGGGGTTTGCGCTCTTAGTAGCGTAAAGAAAAAGCCCTATTTGGCGGATAAAAAATTTTTGCTTAAATATGGCTTTAAGGTCGTGGATAGCGTGGGTGAGTATGAGCTAATGGCTTTGTGCTTTTCTCAAAATAAGCTGCATTTTGCTAAGCCTTATTTCTCTAGCACCGCAAAGCAAATGAAAATTGATAGCAAAGAGCTTAGCATTTACTACACGCCGCAATGCCCCTATATCCTGCACTGCGTTGAAGAGGCACAGGATTACTGTAAAAGTAATGATATAACGCTAAATCTAATGCCTGTAGATTCTGTGCAAAAGGCAAAAAATCTGCCTTGCATTTTTAACAACTGGGCTGTTTTTTATAATGGTAGGCATTGGACAAATAAGCTTATTGAACAGAGTTTTTTAAAAGAAATTTTACTACTAGGAAAATGTTAA
- a CDS encoding SoxW family protein has protein sequence MKAKAALRTFGICAGICSGIIFLGCNDEGEVKVSQGSNTQKSHIEQAESLDKASYAGLEDVFLDTKNIFADKNKVTLLVFGKNNCVYCDKLKDDIKDNATLKNMLQSQFVPYYINTSYSKVHNLTFGDSKTSLNTAALTESYVKSPMRPTPTLVFLDFQGKKIYELPGYIPSSQLLILLEYMQSHSWENKKEEQIAREINNAFS, from the coding sequence GTGAAGGCTAAAGCGGCATTACGCACATTTGGGATATGCGCTGGAATTTGTAGTGGCATTATATTTCTAGGCTGTAATGATGAGGGCGAGGTGAAAGTCTCTCAAGGCTCAAATACACAAAAATCGCACATAGAGCAAGCTGAAAGCCTAGATAAAGCAAGCTATGCAGGCTTAGAAGATGTATTTTTAGATACAAAAAATATTTTTGCGGACAAAAATAAAGTAACGCTGCTTGTCTTTGGCAAAAATAATTGCGTATATTGCGATAAATTAAAAGATGATATTAAAGATAATGCCACGCTTAAAAATATGCTACAAAGCCAGTTTGTGCCTTATTACATTAATACAAGCTACTCAAAAGTCCATAATCTCACCTTTGGGGATTCTAAAACTTCGCTAAACACCGCCGCCCTTACAGAATCTTATGTCAAATCCCCTATGCGCCCTACACCTACGCTTGTATTTTTAGATTTTCAGGGCAAAAAAATCTATGAGCTTCCCGGCTATATCCCTAGCAGCCAGCTTTTAATCCTACTAGAATATATGCAATCTCACTCATGGGAAAATAAAAAAGAGGAGCAAATCGCACGCGAAATCAACAACGCCTTCAGTTAG
- a CDS encoding di-trans,poly-cis-decaprenylcistransferase, with product MNMPKHIAMIMDGNGRWAKAQGKKRTQGHKEGAKIVRDVTQWCANKHIPYLTLYAFSTENWKRPKIEVDFLMNLLEKYLHNEQPMYMKNHIRFRAIGDISIFSTTLKNAILELEHITQNHTNLTQILALNYGSHDEIARTFIKLANTLSPTHLAALSTSEVIDMINANLDTATLPDVDMLIRTGGEKRISNFLLWQASYAELFFTSTLWPNLRTQELDSMLEDFMQRKRRFGGL from the coding sequence ATGAATATGCCTAAACACATTGCTATGATAATGGACGGCAATGGCAGATGGGCAAAAGCGCAAGGCAAAAAGCGCACACAAGGGCATAAAGAGGGAGCAAAAATCGTGCGCGATGTTACACAATGGTGCGCAAATAAACATATTCCATATCTTACGCTCTATGCCTTTTCAACTGAAAATTGGAAAAGACCCAAAATTGAAGTAGATTTTTTAATGAATCTCTTAGAAAAATATCTCCATAACGAACAGCCTATGTATATGAAAAACCATATACGATTTCGCGCTATAGGCGATATTAGCATCTTTAGCACCACGCTTAAAAATGCCATTTTAGAATTGGAGCATATCACGCAAAATCACACTAATCTTACACAGATTCTAGCCCTAAATTATGGCTCACATGATGAAATAGCACGCACTTTTATCAAACTTGCCAACACGCTCTCTCCCACACACCTAGCTGCCCTTAGCACATCTGAAGTGATAGATATGATTAATGCTAATCTTGATACTGCCACACTCCCTGATGTAGATATGCTTATTCGCACAGGTGGGGAAAAACGCATATCAAACTTTTTGCTTTGGCAGGCAAGCTATGCAGAATTATTCTTTACCTCCACTTTATGGCCTAACCTACGCACGCAAGAGCTAGATTCTATGCTAGAGGATTTTATGCAGCGCAAAAGAAGATTTGGGGGCTTATAA
- a CDS encoding flagellar hook-basal body protein has translation MQSGYYNTTGGMVTQFSRLDLISNNLANLNTTGFKRDDVVIGDYLRLYETHKEQLPIEDHTRKAAKFLNRTMNRVPIISEEYTDRSVGSLAQTDNPLDFALQSQNAFFVIKTPDGIRYTRDGSFNIDASGRIVNKDGHLVLSRDGLDSNEGITIPTGMHLESDNNGTLYLRNINNDAIAEQINIGALAIVGFENPRYLKKVGKNLYEYPSERLQERDIMQNSGIIAQGFLEKSNVNAVQEMTSLIETNRLVDMYSKVMKSHMDELNTEAITKLAVRA, from the coding sequence ATGCAAAGTGGATATTATAACACCACAGGCGGTATGGTAACGCAATTTAGCCGACTTGATTTAATTTCAAATAATCTAGCCAATCTCAACACCACAGGCTTTAAGCGCGATGATGTCGTTATTGGCGATTATTTAAGGCTTTATGAAACGCACAAAGAACAGCTGCCTATAGAAGACCACACGCGCAAAGCGGCTAAATTTTTAAACCGCACGATGAATCGCGTGCCAATTATTAGCGAGGAATACACCGATAGGAGCGTGGGTAGCCTCGCTCAAACGGATAATCCACTAGATTTTGCCCTGCAAAGCCAAAATGCCTTTTTTGTCATTAAAACCCCCGATGGCATTCGCTACACGCGTGATGGGAGCTTTAATATCGATGCTAGTGGGCGTATTGTAAATAAAGATGGGCATTTGGTGCTTAGTCGTGATGGGCTAGATTCTAATGAGGGCATTACCATTCCCACAGGAATGCACCTTGAGAGCGATAATAATGGCACACTTTATTTGCGCAATATCAATAATGACGCCATTGCCGAGCAGATAAATATCGGCGCGCTTGCAATTGTAGGCTTTGAAAATCCGCGCTATCTTAAAAAAGTGGGCAAAAATCTCTATGAATACCCAAGCGAGCGCCTGCAAGAGCGAGATATTATGCAAAATAGTGGTATCATTGCGCAAGGATTTTTAGAAAAAAGCAATGTCAATGCCGTGCAGGAGATGACTTCACTGATTGAAACCAATCGCCTTGTGGATATGTATTCTAAAGTGATGAAAAGCCATATGGACGAACTGAATACTGAAGCTATCACTAAGCTTGCTGTGCGCGCATAA
- a CDS encoding acyltransferase encodes MNIKHASLANITYGNNVNIIMPSNLYGCTLEDDVFVGPFCEIQSDVLIKARTRIQSHSFICSLVEIGTDCFIGHGVMFINDKFSQGYPAQTQNLWEQTRIGNRVSIGSNATILPVCICDDVVIGAGAVVTRSITQSGFYIGNPARFLRPLKGAL; translated from the coding sequence ATGAATATTAAGCACGCTAGCCTTGCAAATATCACTTATGGCAATAATGTAAATATCATTATGCCAAGCAATCTCTATGGCTGCACGCTTGAAGATGATGTGTTTGTGGGACCATTTTGCGAAATCCAAAGCGATGTGCTTATTAAAGCCCGCACGCGCATTCAATCTCATAGCTTTATTTGCTCGCTTGTGGAGATTGGCACAGATTGCTTTATAGGACATGGCGTGATGTTTATAAATGATAAATTTTCACAAGGCTATCCCGCGCAAACACAGAATCTATGGGAGCAAACGCGCATTGGCAATCGCGTGAGCATTGGCTCAAATGCTACCATTTTGCCTGTGTGTATTTGCGATGATGTCGTTATTGGCGCGGGAGCTGTGGTTACGCGCTCAATCACACAAAGTGGATTCTATATTGGCAATCCTGCACGATTTTTGCGTCCCTTAAAGGGCGCGCTATGA